CCCTTGGCTGCCGGCCGCGAGCAGATACCACGTGCCGGACTGCGCCCGCCAGTGGACGTTCCCGACCACGGGGGCTCCGAAGGGGCTGCAGGCGGCGGTGTTCCGGGCCCGTCCGGCGATCCGGCCGGGCTCGGCCGGGCGTGTGGCGGGCGGCAGGAAGTGCAGAGTCACGCTGCCGGGTCCGCGCCAGGTGTCGGCACGGCTGCACACCCAGGTCGCGCTGCCGCCGCCCTCCGGGAGCCGCTGGCCGGCGAACGCCCAGTTGTCGACGGACCGTACGCCGGCGCCCCGCAGCGACCCGAGCGCGCAGGCCGTACGGGCCCAGCCCTGCAGGGCCGGGGTGCCGGTCGCCTCGCCCGCCCGGGCGGCCGGTGCGCCGCCGGGTGGCACGGAGGTGAGGTGGACGGGGACCAGGTCGTTGAGGTCGGTCAGCAGGAAGGGAGGGTTCACGCCGGTGCCCGCGATCCGGGTCGAGGGCCGGAACTGGGCCGCCGGCCAGTGCCCGCAGCCGGTGCCCCCCTCGGGCGGTACCGGGATGCGGTCGGTGACCCCGTCCGGGGTGACGTGCAGTCCGTGCACCGGGGCGGCCGGTGCCAGCAGGTCGCGGACGCCGACGTCGGAGACCCACGGCGCCAGCAGATAACGCATCCAGCCGTTGCCGCGGCCGATCACCAGGGCGGCGCCGGTGGTCAGATCCGCGTCGTCGACCCGTGCGAAGTGCAGCGTGGGCGTGGCGCCTTCGGGCTCGGCGTAGCGCACCAGCCGCTCGCCGTCGTAGAAGACCACGACCGTCACGGCGTCGATCTGGCCCGCGTACAGCAGCTGCGGCGGGTGGTCGGGCGGCCGGGTGGAGGTGCCCGCGGACGTCATGATCCGGGCGTCGGCGGGTGGCGCCGCCCAGACCCGCAGCGCCCGCCCCAGCAGCTCCCGGTCGCCGGCCTGCCGGCCGCGGACGGGCCAGGCGGTGAAGTCCACCCGGGAGGTGTCCGTCCACGCCTCGTTGGGGGTGCGCAGCAGCCGGCCCGGGTCCAGCGCCTGCTCCGCCGTGGTCGGTGGGCGCCCCCTCCGGTCGCCGTCGCCGCTCGACAGCCCGGCCACCGCGCTGCCGACCGCCAGTACGGCCACCAGCGCGATCGCCGCCCGTACCCGCTGCCGGCGGCGCAGCAGGTCGGTCGGCCGGGTCTGCACCGTGCACGGGTCGAACTCCGCCGAGTTCAGCAGTGCCGCGGCGCCCGTCTCCGTCTCCCGGTCCAGCTGCGCCGCCGCGCGTCGTGCCGCATCGGGGTCCTCGACCCCGGCCCGTGCCAGCACGCCGCGTGCGGCGTCCTCGTCCAGCCCTTCCAGATGCCACAGCCCGAGGGCGGCACGTACCGGCGCCGGCACCGCGGACAGCGCCTGGTCCAGGGCGAGTCCTTCGGCGCCGCCGACCCGCGGGAAGAGCCGCAGGCCCCAGACCTGGGGCAGGGCCGCCGGTCCCCGAAGGGGCCGTCCCTCGTACGCCAGCGCCAGCCGCAGGGCCCGCAGCCGCACCACGTCGTAGCCCGGTTCGGCCGCCGGGCCGCGCTGGGCCGGCAGTCCGCTGTCCGGCCGGCGCAGCCGCGCCCGCGGCAGCGCCCGCTGGACCAGGCCGTGTGCGGTCAGGACCCGGCGGTGGCGGCCCGTCGACGGGGACAGGACGAGGTAGGTGAGGCGGACGAGCCGTGGATAGTGCTCGACGAGGGCCGCCTCGGCCCGTTCGACGTCGGCCCGGGTGCGTTCGTCCATGGGCATGGCCTGGAACAGCCCTTCGCGAAATGGTGGATATGCCGTCGTTCGGTCGTTGCACGCCGTCCAACGAGTGATTCTTGGGACGGTCACACGGCGGGCCGGCCCGGTGAGCGAACCCGGTCCGAACACCCCGTCACCGCCGCGCCCGCCACGTCACCGATCCGGATAACGCCCCGTCGCATCCGGGGTACTCCGCATGCGACGGGCGCCGGCAGGGCAGATGCTGGAGCGGTGATGGACGAGACGGAGTTCTGGGAACTGATCGACGGTTCCCGCGAGGCCGCCGCGGGCGACCCGGAGGAGCAGGCCGACGCGCTGGTCGAGCGGCTCCTCGGGCTCGACCCGGATGCCGTCGTGGACTTCGCCCGCCACTTCGAGGCCCGCTACAACCGGGCGTACTCCTGGGATCTGTGGGCCGCGGCCTCGGTGCTGCTCGGCGGCGCCGGTGACGACGCCTTCGACTACTTCCGCTGCTGGCTGATCGCCCAGGGCCGGGAGGTCTTCGAGGGCGCGCTGCACGACCCCGACCAGCTCGCCGAGCTGCTGGACGACTTCGACGAGGCGGTGGACGGCGACGCCGAGGAGCTGGGCTATGCGGCCGACGAGGCGTACGAGCAGCTGACCGGCGGGGTGATGCCGGACCTGGGGCTGCCCCCGCCGCCCCGCGAACCGGTCGGCACGTACCTGGACTTCGACGACGACCGGACCATGGCGGAGCGCTTCCCCACCCTCTGGGACCGTTTCAGGCCGTAGCCACGGGGCCGTTCGCACCGGGGCGCGGCGGGCCGGGCCCACGGGGTGCCACCGCCGGTCCGTCGCTGCGGGCAGTATGGCCTCATGCGGATCGCGATCACCGGCTCGACCGGACTCATCGGCACGGCGCTCGTACGGTCTCTGAGGGCTGGGGGCACCTCCCGGGCCGAAGGCCCAGGGGGAGGCCATGACGTCGTGCGGCTCGTACGGCGCGCGCCCAGGGCCGCCGACGAGGTGCGCTGGGACCCCGGGCGCCAGGAGGTCGACACGGCCGGGCTGGCCGGCTGCGAGGCCGTCGTCCACCTGGCCGGCGCCGGGGTCGGCGACCACCGGTGGACGGCCGCCTACAAGCAGGAGATCCGCGACAGCCGGGTCCTGGGCACCCGGGCCCTCGCCTCGGCCCTCGCCGCCATGGACACCCCGCCGCGCGTCTTGGTGTGCGGCAGCGCGATCGGCTACTACGGCGACACCGGCGACCGGCGGACGGACGAGAGCGCGCCGGCCGGCCGCGGGTTCCTGCCGGAGGTCTGCGTGGCCTGGGAGGACGCCGCGAAGCCGGCCCAGGACGCGGGCATCCGTACCGTCTTCGCCCGCACCGGTCTGGTCGTGGCACGCTCCGGCGGCGCCTGGGGCCGGCTCTTCCCCGTCTTCCGGCTCGGTCTGGGCGGCCGGCTCGGCGACGGCAGCCAGTACTGGAGCTTCATCTCCCTGGAGGACCACATCCGGGCGCTCCGCCACCTCATCGACACCGAGGACCTGGCCGGTCCGGTCAACCTCACGGCCCCGGAGCCGGTCACCAACCGTGAGGTCACCGCCGTGATGGGCCATGTCCTGGGCCGGCCCACGCTCTTCACCGTGCCGGCGCCGGTCCTGCGGGCCGCCCTGGGCGAGTTCGCGGACGATGTGCTGGGCAGTCAGCGGGTCATTCCGCGGCGGCTGCTGGACTCCGGGTTCACGTTCGCCCATCCGCGCATCATCGAGGCGGTCCGGGCCGCGTAGCGTTCCGGGCCGCGCAGCGGCTGGGTCGCGCAGCCGTCCGCGGCGGGGGCATTCGCGTCCTGCGGTCATCCGCACCGCGAAGTCGTCCGCGTCACACCGTCGTCCGGGCGGCATAGCCGCGGGGCCACACGGGAAGCTTTGGCCAAGGGGCGCGTCGACGCGCCCCTTGGACGCCCCCTCGAACGCACCGCCGCCTCCTGCCGACCTCGCACGCCTCATCTCGGTATCCCCCATGGCGGCACCGGGCACGACAGGGGCGCGCCGCCGTTGGGACCGACCTCGGGAGGGGCATGTGCTGCGTACCGCATCGGCCGTGGACGTCGTCATCGTGGGGGCCGGTCCGGCCGGACTCGCCGCCGCCCGTCATCTGACCGGGGCGGGGGTGTCCGTCACGGTCCTGGAGGCCGCGCCACGGATCGGCGGCCGGTCCGCCACCGACCACCTCGACGGCTTCCGGCTGGACCGCTACGGCCGGCCGCTGGCCGTCTCCGCCGCAGAGCTGTGCCGTACCCCGGGCCTCGGCGAACTGACGCTCCGTCCGTTCGCGCCCGGTCTGAGCCTCCATAACGGGCAGCGGGCACAGCGCGTCAGCGCGCCCCGGAGCGCGAAGGCTGCGCTGTCCGCGGCCCGCGCCCTCTCGCGCGCCGACCGCCGCACGGAACGCCGGACGGAGCGTCAGACCGTCCGCCTCACCGATCGGCGGACCGCGCCACCCCCGGACGGCCGCCCGGTCCGCCGTATCGACCGCCGGACGGACCGCCGCGCCGCCGACACCGCCGCCGCTTCCCCCGCCTTCGCCCCGCACGCCCCGCCCGCCGACCGTCCGATCCACGACGCCCTGGCGAGCCGTCCCGCCTTCCCGCACCGCGGTCATGACGCGCTCCTGCGGCCGCTGCTGACCGCGCTGCTGTGCGATCCAAAGCTGCGCGGCTCCAGCCGGGGCGCGGCGGCGGCGCTGCGCGCCTACGCCCAGGGCCGGCTGTGGCTGCCGGCCGGCGGCGCCGCGGCCGTCCCCGACCTGCTCGCCGCCGCTCTGCCGCCCGGCACGGTCCGCACGTCCGTGCAGGTCACCGCCGTCTCCACCACCGGCGTCAGCACCGCGGAGCACGGTCGTATCCCCTGCCGGGCGGTACTGGTGGCCACCGGCGCGCGGGAGGCGGCCGAGCTGTTGCCGGGGCTGCGGGTGCCGGCCTTCCACCCGGTCGCCGTCCTGCACCACACCGCGGCGGACGGGGGCCGCGGCGCGCCGTTGCGTGACACGGCCCTGATCCTCCCGACGGACGGTCCGGTCGCCTACAGCTACGCCGCCGGCGCCATCGACCCCTCCCGTACGCCGCCGGGCCGGTCGCTGATCACCACGACCGTGCTCGGCGCCGCCGCGATGCTGCCGCTGTCCGTACTGGACAAGACGGTCCGCCCCCAGCTCGACCGGATCTACGGTGCGCGCACCGACGACTGGCAGCTGCTGACCGCCCATCACGACCCGTATGCGGTCCCCGCGATGCCGGCGCCGCACGACCCGGAGCGGCCGGTGCGGGTGCTCTCCGGCCTGTATGTGTGCGGCGATCACCGTGACACCAGCACGCTCCAGGGCGCGCTGAACTCGGGCCGCCGGGCCGCCCGCGCGCTCCTCCAGGACTTCGGGCTGCCGGCCTTCACCACGGAACCGGACGCCCTGCCCACGGCGGCCTGAACCGGGCGGCCGGGCCCGCCCTCACCCAGGCGGCCGGGCGGCCGGGCCCGCCCTCACCCCAGCGCCGCCACCCGTTCGCGATATCCCCGTACCGCCGCAGCGTCCCGGTAGGGCTCCAGGCGGCGCTCGAACTCCCTGACGTACTCATGGGCCCGTACGGAGCGCATCTCGGAGGCCTGGAGCGCCGCCTCGGCACCCAGCGTGCAGGCCTGCTCCAGTTCGCCCAGGCCCAGCCGCGCGGTCGCCAGCACCACCCGGCAGAAAAGCCTGCTGCGGGCGAATCCGGCCGCGCGCAGCTGGAGGGAGCGCTCGGCGTGCTGGGAGGCGGCGCGGTACTGCTGGAGGTCGCGGTGGCAGTGCGCCAGTTCGTCGGCGAGCTGCGCCTCGTCGTAGAAGCGCGCCCAGTACGGGGTGTCGTCATTGGGGCGGACGGCCTCCAGCGCCCGTTCGGCACGGGCCAGCGCCGTGGTGCAGGCCCGGACCTCGCCCAGGACGCCGTGGCCGCGGGCCTCCGCGGAGTGCAGCAGCGCCTGCACGGCGGGCGGCGCGCTGCCGCCGATGCCCTGCTGGGCGACCCGCGCCAGCTGCACGGCTTCCCTGCCGTGCCCCAGGTAGACGGCCTGCCTGCTCATCGTCACCAGGACGTAGGACCCGTACGCCCGGTCCCCGGCGGCCTGGGCCAGCCGCAGGGCCTGGACGAAGTACCGCTGGGCCAGCCCATGGGCCGCGATGTCGTACGAGGTCCAGCCGGCCAGCCGGGTCAGATCGGCGGCGGCGGCGAAGAGCCGGCGGCCGGTGGCCTCGCCGTAGCTGCCGCGGAGCATCGGCTCGGCCTCGTGCTCCAGATAGCGCACCAGGGCCTGGCGGGCGTGGCCGCCGCCGTAGGCGTGGTCCAGCGCCCGGAACAGCTCGCCGACCGAGCGCAGCGCCGCGATGTCGCCGGAGGTGACCTTGGAGCCCTGGGTGCGGTCGACGCGGTCGGTGCGGCGTTGCCGGGGCACGGTGACCCGGCCCTGTGCGGGTACCCGGCCCGCGCCGTCGCCGTTGGTCTCGCCGCGGGCGACCCGTTCGTCGGCGCGGCCGATCAGCCAGTCCCGGCTGGGCACCACGAGCCCGGCCGGGGTGAAGGCGATCTTGCGGAGCTCGGCGTGGCTGCCGGAGTCCTTGCGCCACAGGCCGCTGACGATGTCCACCGCCTCGCTGGGACTCGCGGCGAATTCCAGCCCGGCGTACACCGGCGCACAGGCGTCCAGGCCGAGGTCCTGGGCGGACAGCCGGCGCCCCAGCCGGCGGGTGAACACCTCCGCGATCAGGGCGGGGGTGGTGCCTCTGGGCTGCTGGCCGCGCAGCCAGCGGGTCACCGACGTCTTGTCGTACCGCAGATCGAGGCCGTGCTCGATGCCGAGCTGATCCACCCGTCTGGCCAGCCCGGCATTGGAGAATCCCGCCTCGGCGATGAGCGCGGCGAGCTGGCGGTTGGGGGTGTGGTGCGGGGGTCGTTCCGTCATCAGCTTTACCGGTCTCCTGCCTTCCGGGCCGCTGCCGGGTTCGGCGGACCCTGTCCGGCATGCTCATTCGCCCTTGTGGAACGGCGTGAATGTAACGGCCTTCGGCGCCCCGATCACCGCCTCCTTCCCGCGTTCATCCGATCGTGTGAGCAGGGGCGGGAGGGGCGGACACCGGCCGCCTGCGGGGACCGGGAGGGGCGGCCGTACAGTGGCATGGGCGCGAAGTGGCATCAACGTTGCAGCAAAGTGCAACAGAGGTTCGAAGAGGAGCTGCCGTGACTGCGATCTCTCGGGGGGAGACCCCCGTACCCGAGGGGCTGCGCTTTGTGCATCTGGGCTTCGGCGCCGACGCCGTCGAGTACACCTCGGCATGGCAGGAGCAGCGCCGGGTGCACGCCGCCCGGTTCGCCGACGAGCTGCCCGACACCTGCCTGCTGCTGGAGCACCAGGCCGTCTACACCGCGGGACGCCGTACGGCCGACGAGGAGCGTCCGCTGGACGGGACACCGGTCGTCGACGTGGACCGCGGCGGGAAGATCACCTGGCACGGGCCCGGCCAGCTGGTGGGCTACCCCATCCAGAAGCTGCCGCGCCCGGTGGACGTCGTGGCCCATGTCCGCCGCCTGGAGGAGGCGCTGATCCGGGTCTGCGCCGAGTTCGGCGTGGAGGGCACCCGGATCGAGGGCCGCAGCGGGGTGTGGGTCCTGGGCGACCCCGTCGAGGAGCGGGCGGCCCTGGGCGGGCTGAACCTCGACTTCGACCCGCGGCTGACGGACGAGCTGTTCGACCCGCGGCTCAGCGGGCCGGAGTACGCACCGTCCAACGCCGGCCAGCGCCGCGAGGACCGCAAGCTCGCCGCGATCGGCATCCGCGTCGCCAAGGGCGTCACGATGCACGGCTTCGCGCTGAACGTGAATCCGGACAACACCTCGTTCGACAAGATCGTGCCGTGCGGCATCCGGGACGCCGGCGTCGCCTCGCTCGCGGGCGAGCTGGGCCGCGAGATCACCATCGCCGAGGTACTGCCCGTCGCCGAGAAACATCTGCGGGACGTCCTGGAGGGCGCCGAACTGCTCCCCCGCGCGGTCTGACCGCACGGTCGCCGGCCCGGCCGTACGGGGCCGGACGGCCGCCCGGCCGGCACCCTCTCCGGGGCCGCCGGGAATGCCACCCCGCCATACGGGGTTGCTCCGCACGTAAAGACGTGCGAATCAACGGGCGTACCCTGGTGTACGCCGAAGAAACGAATGCTGCGTAAGCAGGAAGGGGCGCCGGTCGTGTCCGCAGTCGCACCCGACGGACGCAAGATGCTGCGCCTGGAGGTCCGGAACAGCCAGACCCCCATCGAGCGCAAGCCCGAGTGGATCAAGACCCGGGCGAAGATGGGTCCCGAGTACAACCACCTCCAGGGCCTGGTCAAGAGCGAGGGTCTGCACACGGTCTGCCAGGAGGCGGGCTGTCCCAACATCTTCGAATGCTGGGAGGACCGCGAGGCGACCTTCCTCATCGGCGGTGACCAGTGCACCCGCCGCTGCGACTTCTGCCAGATCGACACCGGCAAGCCGCAGGAGCTGGACCGCGACGAGCCCCGCCGGGTCGCCGAGTCCGTGCAGACCATGGGCCTGAAGTACGCCACGATCACCGGCGTCGCGCGCGACGACCTGGACGACGGCGGCGCCTGGCTCTACGCCGAGACCGTCCGGCAGATCCACGCCGCGATGCCCGACACCGGCGTCGAGCTGCTGATCCCCGACTTCAACGCGGTCCCCGAGCAGCTGGCCGAGGTCTTCTCCTCCCGCCCCCAGGTCCTGGCGCACAACGTCGAGACCGTCCCGCGCATCTTCAAGCGGATCCGCCCCGGCTTCCGCTACGAGCGCTCGCTGGAGGTCATCTCCAAGTCCCGCGAGGCCGGTCTGGTGACCAAGTCCAACCTGATCCTGGGCATGGGCGAGGAGCGCGAGGAGATCAGCCAGGCGCTGCAGGACCTGTACGACGCGGGCTGCGAGCTGATCACGATCACCCAGTACCTGCGCCCCTCCGTGCGCCACCACCCCATCGAGCGCTGGGTCAAGCCCGCCGAGTTCGTGGAGCTCCAGGAGGAGGCCGAGGAGATCGGCTACGCCGGCGTGATGTCCGGCCCGCTGGTCCGCTCCTCCTACCGCGCCGGCCGCCTCTACCAGCAGGCCATGGAGCGGCGCGAGGCCGAGGCGTCCAGTCAGGCGGTTTGACTTCCCCGGCGCGCCGTCTTGTGAATCGTGGCACATGCTGGGGACGCGGCCCGCACTCCTCCTTCCGGGGGGCGTGGGGGCCGCGTCAACGTTTCATCGGTGTTTGACCGGCAGGTCATCCGTTGGTAACACCTTTCCGTGACGATGGATGCACGTACCGCTCCCGCAC
This portion of the Streptomyces sp. 2114.4 genome encodes:
- a CDS encoding DUF4240 domain-containing protein, yielding MDETEFWELIDGSREAAAGDPEEQADALVERLLGLDPDAVVDFARHFEARYNRAYSWDLWAAASVLLGGAGDDAFDYFRCWLIAQGREVFEGALHDPDQLAELLDDFDEAVDGDAEELGYAADEAYEQLTGGVMPDLGLPPPPREPVGTYLDFDDDRTMAERFPTLWDRFRP
- a CDS encoding TIGR01777 family oxidoreductase, which encodes MRIAITGSTGLIGTALVRSLRAGGTSRAEGPGGGHDVVRLVRRAPRAADEVRWDPGRQEVDTAGLAGCEAVVHLAGAGVGDHRWTAAYKQEIRDSRVLGTRALASALAAMDTPPRVLVCGSAIGYYGDTGDRRTDESAPAGRGFLPEVCVAWEDAAKPAQDAGIRTVFARTGLVVARSGGAWGRLFPVFRLGLGGRLGDGSQYWSFISLEDHIRALRHLIDTEDLAGPVNLTAPEPVTNREVTAVMGHVLGRPTLFTVPAPVLRAALGEFADDVLGSQRVIPRRLLDSGFTFAHPRIIEAVRAA
- a CDS encoding FAD-dependent oxidoreductase — its product is MLRTASAVDVVIVGAGPAGLAAARHLTGAGVSVTVLEAAPRIGGRSATDHLDGFRLDRYGRPLAVSAAELCRTPGLGELTLRPFAPGLSLHNGQRAQRVSAPRSAKAALSAARALSRADRRTERRTERQTVRLTDRRTAPPPDGRPVRRIDRRTDRRAADTAAASPAFAPHAPPADRPIHDALASRPAFPHRGHDALLRPLLTALLCDPKLRGSSRGAAAALRAYAQGRLWLPAGGAAAVPDLLAAALPPGTVRTSVQVTAVSTTGVSTAEHGRIPCRAVLVATGAREAAELLPGLRVPAFHPVAVLHHTAADGGRGAPLRDTALILPTDGPVAYSYAAGAIDPSRTPPGRSLITTTVLGAAAMLPLSVLDKTVRPQLDRIYGARTDDWQLLTAHHDPYAVPAMPAPHDPERPVRVLSGLYVCGDHRDTSTLQGALNSGRRAARALLQDFGLPAFTTEPDALPTAA
- a CDS encoding regulator, with the translated sequence MTERPPHHTPNRQLAALIAEAGFSNAGLARRVDQLGIEHGLDLRYDKTSVTRWLRGQQPRGTTPALIAEVFTRRLGRRLSAQDLGLDACAPVYAGLEFAASPSEAVDIVSGLWRKDSGSHAELRKIAFTPAGLVVPSRDWLIGRADERVARGETNGDGAGRVPAQGRVTVPRQRRTDRVDRTQGSKVTSGDIAALRSVGELFRALDHAYGGGHARQALVRYLEHEAEPMLRGSYGEATGRRLFAAAADLTRLAGWTSYDIAAHGLAQRYFVQALRLAQAAGDRAYGSYVLVTMSRQAVYLGHGREAVQLARVAQQGIGGSAPPAVQALLHSAEARGHGVLGEVRACTTALARAERALEAVRPNDDTPYWARFYDEAQLADELAHCHRDLQQYRAASQHAERSLQLRAAGFARSRLFCRVVLATARLGLGELEQACTLGAEAALQASEMRSVRAHEYVREFERRLEPYRDAAAVRGYRERVAALG
- the lipB gene encoding lipoyl(octanoyl) transferase LipB; translation: MTAISRGETPVPEGLRFVHLGFGADAVEYTSAWQEQRRVHAARFADELPDTCLLLEHQAVYTAGRRTADEERPLDGTPVVDVDRGGKITWHGPGQLVGYPIQKLPRPVDVVAHVRRLEEALIRVCAEFGVEGTRIEGRSGVWVLGDPVEERAALGGLNLDFDPRLTDELFDPRLSGPEYAPSNAGQRREDRKLAAIGIRVAKGVTMHGFALNVNPDNTSFDKIVPCGIRDAGVASLAGELGREITIAEVLPVAEKHLRDVLEGAELLPRAV
- the lipA gene encoding lipoyl synthase, giving the protein MSAVAPDGRKMLRLEVRNSQTPIERKPEWIKTRAKMGPEYNHLQGLVKSEGLHTVCQEAGCPNIFECWEDREATFLIGGDQCTRRCDFCQIDTGKPQELDRDEPRRVAESVQTMGLKYATITGVARDDLDDGGAWLYAETVRQIHAAMPDTGVELLIPDFNAVPEQLAEVFSSRPQVLAHNVETVPRIFKRIRPGFRYERSLEVISKSREAGLVTKSNLILGMGEEREEISQALQDLYDAGCELITITQYLRPSVRHHPIERWVKPAEFVELQEEAEEIGYAGVMSGPLVRSSYRAGRLYQQAMERREAEASSQAV